TCAATCGGGCGCCTCCAATAACTTCATGCGCGGCGCGGCGCCGGTTCTTTTCGGGCTTTACCAGGGTGTTTTTCGGGGTTTTCTGCATTTTCTCTCCATGTTTTCCCGCGGCCGCGGAAGGAAACAACTGGATTCTCTACCCATTTCTCACCCGAATTCTGGAGGCAAAACAGGAAAAACCACCCGTTGGGGTAGTAGGATTCTGCTGAAAAAGCAGGTAAAATAAGATTGTAAACAGCAAACACCCACACTTTGTACCGGCCGGTCGGGCCGGACAACATCAACTCAGAGGGATGGGCAACGATATATTTAAACCCGCGCAGAGCAATTTTTATTCTTCGCAAGAGGGCATGCGGCAGCGGGGCCGCCGCTTCACTCAAAAAGTTTCTTTTTGACAGATGAGCGACCCCCTGCCCCACCCCCGCCAGTCTCTGTCCCGCAATGGGCGGCCTCCTTCAATTTTTTACATCGCTATGCTTCACACTCCGTTTCGTCGGGTGACCTCCAACACCCGGCGGGACCATGGGGAAATCAAGCGCAGAGGTCGGGCATCCCAGCTTGCCCGGCCTTTTGCGCTGCCTGAAGAGCAGGAGCCGCCGCACAACCGCATTCGTGCTGAGTCGGGCGATCTGGCAAAAAAAGGAATACAAGCTTGCAAAAAAATTTGATTGACAAAACACAAATGATGTGTTATCTTTTATAATTAGAACGTAGCAAAGGCGCTGCGCATTCCAAAACGGAATGCACGGCGCCTTTGTTTTTATATAATTTTATACAATTTCAAAAGGGAAGGAAAGGTGCATATGTCTCAAGTTATTATTGATACCCTTTGGGTATCGCTGGCGGCGTTTTTGGTTTTTTGGATGAACCTTGGTTTCGCGTCGGTAGAATCAGGAATGGCCCGTTCGAAAAATGCAGTCAACATCCTCAGCAAAAACTTTATCGTGTTCGCTGTTTCCTCGCTCGGTTTCATGTTGTTGGGCTTTGGCCTGATGTTTGGCGGCGGCAATCCTTTCATTGGTACACAGAATATTTGGATCCTCAGCGGCATTCCCGAATATTACACCAATTCTGACACTTTACTTTTGGGCTCTCCAATTGCGTTTTGGATCAAGTTTTTCTGGCTGCTTGTGTTTTGCGGTACAGCAGCCACAATCGTTTCCGGCGCAGTCGCAGAACGCGTGAAATACGTAGCTTTTATTGTCTTTTCGTTTGCCTTGACATTGATCATTTATCCTGTCATCGGCCACTGGATTTGGGGCGGCGGCTGGCTGGCAAATCTTGGATTCCAAGATTTTGCCGGGGGCACCGTGGTACATTCCCTGGGTGGCTGGGCAGCCTTGGCGGGCGCTATCATTCTTGGACCACGCATCGGTAAATATGGCAAAGACGGCAAGCCCAGGGCGATTCCCGGGCACAATATGAGTTTGGCGGTTATCGGCGTATTTGTGCTGTGGCTTGGTTGGTTTGGTTTCAACCCCGGTTCTACGCTAAGCTTTGCAAATCCGGGCGACGTGGCTCATGTGCTGCTTACGACGAACACGGCGGCCATCGCCGGCATCTTACTGTCCACGATAACCAGCTGGCTCAAAATCGGCAAACCAGATCTCGGCATGACCATCAATGGCTGTCTCGCGGGTTTGGTCATTATTACGCCCGGCGCGGCCTACGTGAGCATTCCGGTCTCACTGCTCCTTGGCGCGATTGGCGGTATTGTGGTGGTGTTTGCGGTTCTTGCGTTTGACAAGGCCAAAGTGGACGACCCGGTTGGCGCAA
This genomic interval from Oscillospiraceae bacterium contains the following:
- the amt gene encoding ammonium transporter → MSQVIIDTLWVSLAAFLVFWMNLGFASVESGMARSKNAVNILSKNFIVFAVSSLGFMLLGFGLMFGGGNPFIGTQNIWILSGIPEYYTNSDTLLLGSPIAFWIKFFWLLVFCGTAATIVSGAVAERVKYVAFIVFSFALTLIIYPVIGHWIWGGGWLANLGFQDFAGGTVVHSLGGWAALAGAIILGPRIGKYGKDGKPRAIPGHNMSLAVIGVFVLWLGWFGFNPGSTLSFANPGDVAHVLLTTNTAAIAGILLSTITSWLKIGKPDLGMTINGCLAGLVIITPGAAYVSIPVSLLLGAIGGIVVVFAVLAFDKAKVDDPVGATSVHLVCGILGSLAIGLFAEEGITTLSPANGLFYDGGFGLLGIQALGVFAVAVFGFATSALVWFVLKKTIGIRVTAQEEIEGLDIGEHGNKAYPDFAAAVNLLTDGDEVIAVSPPKPVIPAAQAIPIVNTADPGAKITKVSIITGYDRMSKLQESLDAIGITGMTITSVMGYGMQKGHPKEYYRGTPVETKLLPKVQLDIVICKVPVPTLVDVVKRALYTGNIGDGKLFINNVENVIKVRTGEEGYDALQDEV